The following proteins are encoded in a genomic region of Shinella zoogloeoides:
- the cysQ gene encoding 3'(2'),5'-bisphosphate nucleotidase CysQ codes for MQSDLEELRQVMEDAALAAGRAIMTIRGSGADVHYKPDSSPVTEADEEAERLILAALRQHFPAIPVVAEEAVAAGLVPDISGGLFFLVDPLDGTKEFVAGRSEFTVNIALVENGAPIAGIVYAPALSNGFTAVDGRAERFTVDGGAIVERRPIGCRGRGGALTAVASRSHDTPETARFLDDHGIDACTAIGSSLKFCLVAEGLADVYPRFSRTMEWDTAAGDAVLRAAGGETRMLDGTPLTYGKRNQPHDADFANPNFIAARTGWSAGRGN; via the coding sequence ATGCAGAGCGACCTCGAAGAGTTGAGACAGGTGATGGAAGACGCGGCGCTCGCCGCGGGCCGCGCCATCATGACGATCCGCGGCAGCGGAGCGGACGTGCATTACAAGCCCGACAGCTCCCCGGTGACGGAAGCCGACGAGGAGGCCGAGCGGCTGATCCTCGCCGCCCTGCGGCAACACTTTCCCGCCATCCCCGTCGTGGCGGAAGAAGCGGTCGCAGCCGGGCTGGTGCCTGATATTTCCGGCGGTCTCTTCTTCCTCGTCGATCCGCTCGACGGCACGAAGGAATTCGTCGCCGGACGCAGCGAATTCACCGTCAACATCGCCCTCGTCGAAAACGGCGCGCCCATCGCCGGCATCGTCTACGCGCCGGCGCTGTCGAACGGCTTCACCGCCGTCGACGGGCGCGCCGAGCGCTTCACGGTCGACGGCGGCGCGATCGTCGAACGCCGGCCCATCGGCTGCCGCGGCCGCGGCGGCGCGCTGACGGCCGTCGCCAGCCGCTCGCACGACACGCCCGAGACGGCGCGCTTCCTCGACGACCACGGCATCGACGCCTGCACCGCCATCGGGTCGTCGCTGAAATTCTGCCTCGTCGCCGAGGGCCTCGCCGACGTCTATCCCCGCTTCAGCCGGACGATGGAATGGGATACGGCCGCCGGCGACGCCGTGCTGCGCGCCGCCGGCGGCGAAACACGCATGCTCGACGGCACGCCGCTCACCTACGGCAAGCGCAACCAGCCCCACGACGCGGATTTCGCCAATCCGAACTTCATCGCCGCACGGACGGGGTGGAGCGCCGGCCGGGGAAATTGA